ACATAAGCAAAAACTTTTCGCTCTTTTTATTCGGCATTCTTTTTCTTACCGGATGTTTTAACCATACCATTCCGACTGTAAAAAGGCTGGAAAAAGGAGAAAAAATGTGGGGTGCGTCTGTAGGTTTTCCGTTTCTCTCAAGCCAACCTGCCGAAATAGAAGAAAATCCGGCAAACCCGGTTAAAGAATTCAGCTGGTCATTCTGGTATGGTTATGGAGTCAGCGAAGATTTGGATTATTATCTATATCTTGGCGAATTAGGGGGAGCAGGTATTTTATTTAATAATGAAGTCCGGGAATCCAGTGTTTCATCCGTGGTTCTAAATTACGGAATTGGTACAGTTAACGGCATTTATGGATTCAGGCCGAGAATCGGTATAAATTACAGCGACGGGAAAGACCTGGTAAAAAAACAAGCCGGTTTTTTGACAGGAATCGCTTATGACATAAGCGGAGAAAATCCCGAACTTATAGGTGATTATGAAATATACGGCGGTTTTGACCAAAAGAAAGAAAAACATTTCTATTTTGGGCGCTTAGGAGTGCAAAAAGTCAATAAATTCTCCTATAAATTTTCTGAAGCTTCCAAATGGGGCCCGCAATTCCTGTCATACAGGGAGTGGGCAAAAACACCATATCATCTGAACATAGAAGCCGGTATCGGGTCGATTAAAAAATAATGAAAATCGAACTTCTCGCACCCGCGAAAAACGCGGAAACAGGCATCGCCGCCGTTAATTGCGGTGCGGACGCGGTATATATCAGCGCGGAACAATTCGGCGCGCGTGAAGACGCGGGAAACAGCCTGCCTGATATAGAAAAGCTTATAATTCACGCCCATAAATTTTATTCCCGCGTATACATCGCTTTAAACACGATCTTGCGTGACGATAAACTGCCCGATGCGCAGAAATTAATCAATGACCTGTATTTATTAAACGCTGACGCCTTGATAATTCAGGATTTCGGGCTTCTCGAACTGGAGCTTCCCCCTTTTCCGCTCATCGCAAGCACTCAGATGAATAACGACTCTCTTGAAAAAATATTATTTCTTGAGAAAGTTGGTTTTAAGAGAGTCATTCTTCCGAGAGAAATGTCTCTTGAAGAAATAAAAATAATCCGCGATAAAACAAAAATAGAACTTGAATGTTTCATCCACGGGTCGCTTTGCGTAAGTTACAGCGGCCAGTGCTATTTAAGCTGCGCGAACGGAGGAAGAAGCGCAAACAGGGGACAATGCGCTCAACCCTGCCGCCAGAAATATTCTCTCTGTGATAAAGACGGGAAAACTATTATTAAGGACAGGCACCTCCTTTCCCTTAAGGACTTAAACCGATCCGAACACCTGAGAGATTTGATCGATGCCGGAGTCACATCTTTTAAAATTGAAGGCCGGTTAAAAGACCTGCCTTATGTGGTAAATATAGTAAGTTTCTACCGCAAAAAACTTGACGAAATAATAGGGAGTAAAAATATTTCACAAAGTTCATCAGGAAAAACCTCATTTGATTTTATCCCGGATCCCGATAAAACATTCAACCGCGGATACACGGATTACGGCATGGACGGAAACAAAAAAGACATGGCTTCGATCTATACCCCGAAATCTATCGGAGAAAAAATCGGAACCGTCGAAAAAGTTCATAATTATTTATTTACGATATCGGAAGAACATGGTCTCGCGAACGGCGATGGAATATGTTTTTTTGACGCGGACCAAAACCTCAAAGGCACTAACATAAATAAAGCTGAACAGGGAAAGATCTATCCTGATAAAATGCACGGTATTAAAGAAGGCCTTGTCATTTACAGGAATTACGACCGGATATTCATAAAAACGCTGGAACGGGCGCCTTACAAACGGAAAATTTCCATTTCTTTTACTCTGGAAGAAACTTCGGGTGGATTTAAACTGAAAGCTTTGGATGAAGACGGAAATACAGGTATATTTTCCATCCCGGCAGAAAAAATAAAGGCCGAGAAAAAAGAATTGGCCGACTCTGCCATAAAAAATCAGCTTCTGAAATTAAATGACACAATATTTTCCTGCGAAAACATAACGATAAACTTAAAAGAAACTTACTTCATCCCCCTTTCATTGCTGAATCAATTAAGGAGGGAAACAATTACAAATTTATTGGAAACAAGAGAGAAAAACCGGCCGAAGCAAACAGTCAAAATTCTGGTTAATGATATTCCCTACCCCGTGGAAAATATTAATTACCTCGGAAATGTCCTGAATAAAAAGGCGGAAGCGTTTTATGAGCGCCACGGCGCAAAAGTTACAGAAATGGCCGCGGAATCCGGTCTTGATATGAGCGGACGAATGGTTATGGCCGCAAAATACTGTATTAAAAAAGAATTTGATTTATGCGGCAAAAATAAAGACGACTTATTCCTGATCGGAGAAGACGGGAAAAAATATCTTCTTAAATTCGATTGCGAAAAATGCCGTATGGAAATATTTTACCCTTAAGGTTATATGCATTTGAGATTTTCAGACCGGCTCAATGCGGAGCTGAGTCGTTTCGTTCAATGAATTATTAAGCAATTAATTTATTTTTATATAATTTTTTAATTTCTTTGTCGATGAAATATTCGTCCCTCTTCTTCAGTGCAGCGCATGGTTAGGCCAGTTTATTATATTCTTCGTGAGTACCAATCCAATACCAGAGAAGTCCTTTTTCTATTTCAACGGCCATAGCTCGGTATCTATTTCCAATACGTACCGACCAATGTTTACCGACTTTTTTTAAATGCAGGGATGGATATTCAGAATTATTTTTAAGAATTTCAAAATTTTTATCGGCGAGCCGCTGAATCGATGAGGGTAATTTATTGTAGCAGTTCCAAAAGTCCGGGCTTGCGAAATGCTTCATAATTCTTTACACTTTCCGGCACGATAACTTTCGGTCGCTTTTTCTGCTATTTTATCTAATTTCCCTGACTTGGCATCATATTCAAACTCTTCATCCCATTTCTCCGCTTCGAATTTGTCAAGCCATTCCCGCAAGGTCATAAATTCGTCTTTATGTAATTTTGAAATTGCTTTTTCTATTTCTTTAACAGTAGTCATTTTAAACCTCCAAACCTATCTTTTATTCCCGGTGAAAATTTTATCAAAAAAATCGTCATTTGACAAATAAAAATCAAGATATGAAATAAAGCAGGAAGCGACTCCCTATGCACATTCTGCACCACCATCCCCTAAGTATCTTCCTAAGTATCTTCTAAGCGTCCAGTTATTTGAGCCATCGGGAAGTTTTTTTCCCGAAGGCTCATCCTGAATGAGCTTTAGCGAATGAAGGATCTGAGTGGTCGAAACATCCCGACCCCTCATCTATTTATTGGTTCTCCATATGATGCCTGATGTCCTTGCCCAAAACCATGAAAATCACGTCTTCCGCGATGTTGGTGGCGTGGTCGGCAATCCTTTCAAGGTTGCGGGAAATAAGAATAAAATCAAGCGAAGATAAAACCATTGATGTGTCGTTACGCATTAATTCCTTCAAGTCGTTAAATATTTTGGATTTCAAGTTATCCACTTTATCGTCCGTAAGCACAACCGCTCTCGCGATTTCCACGTCACGGTTTATAAACGCCTTAAGGCTGTCATGGAGCATCTTTTGCGAGATATTCGCCATATTATCCATATCAGGCATGGATTTTAAGTCGGAAATTTCATGCAGTTTTATGCTGTTCTCTGCTATATTAACAGCCTGGTCTCCGATCCTCTCAAGGTCGCTGTTTATTTTCACCGCGGCCATGATAAACCTCAGGTCAATGGCGATCGGCTGCCTTAACGCTATTACGCGAAGGCACATTTCATCTATTTCAATGTGAAGTTTATTGACCTCTTTTTCTTTCTGATATACGGCATCTATAAAATTTTCCTTTTTCTTTTTAAGCGAGGCCACGGCAAGATCAATCATTGAACCCGCTATATCACCCATGTATAGTATTTTCTCTTTCAGTTCTTTAAGTTCCTCTTCAAAATAACGTTCCATTTTTTATCTCCCTATATTAATTGTAGGGGCTTGATTTATCAAGCCCTCTTTTGGGTTCGATAAATCGAACCCCTACATTTTTAACCAAACCTTCCTGTTATATAATCCTCCGTCCTTTTGTCCTTAGGGGCCGTGAAAATCCTGTTTGTGTCATCAAACTCAACCAGTTCTCCCAAAAGCAAAAATCCGGAATAATCCGAAACCCTCGCGGCCTGCTGCATATTGTGGGTGACAATCACAATAGTATAATCCTTTTTAAGGTTATTCATCAACTCTTCAATCTTCATAGTGGCAATGGGGTCCAATGTCGAACACGGCTCATCCATTAAAATGACCTCGGGCTCGATAATTATAAGCCTCGCGATACACAATTTTTGCCTTTGATCCAGTGATAAATCCAGGGCAGGGCTGTGCAATTTATCTTTTACGTCATCCCAAAGCCACGCGTCTCTTAAACATTTTTCAATTTTATCATCCCGGACGGATTTCTGCCCGATATTATGCACCCTTAATCCGTACGTCAGATTTTCATAAATGCTTAACGGAAACGGATTGGGATGCTGGAAAACCATGCCAATTTTTTTGCGCAATTCCGTCAAGCCGATATTGTCCTGGTAAATGTCTTTTTTGTCCAAAAGAATTTTCCCTGAAATTTTTACGCCGTCAATTATATCATTCATCCTGTTTAACGTCCGTAAAAGAGTGGATTTCCCGCAGCCTGAAGGCCCTATCAGGGCGGTAATCCGGTTCTCCGCGATTTCCATGTCAATATTTTTCAGGGCGTGGAATTCTCCATACCATAGAGACAAATCTTTTGTCTGCATCCGAATGTCCATAATTATTCCTTTAAACCAAAAACAAAATTTAAACAGGTAAATCCTTCAGCATTTAGGATTCAGCAAATTGTCAAGCCGCCTGAAAGACAAGGCCGCAGTCGATTTTTACGATACAGGCATACTTCCTGTATGCCGAGGAGAAAAATCGACGAGAACGCCGTATTTCAGGATGGATTGGCAATTTTGTATTGAAACGTGCAAAAGTAAATCAGCCGAACCTTCCCGTTATATAATCATCCGTTCTCTTGTCCTTCGGCACAGTAAAAACCTGTTTGCTTTCACCATATTCTATCAATTCACCCATCAGGAGAAACGCCACTTTATCCGCGACGCGCGCGGCCTGCTTTGTGTTATTCGTTACTATTATTATCGTGTATTTTTCCTTCAATCTGAGCATTGCCTCTTCGATCTTCGCTGTCGAGATCGGATCAAGGCTTGAACATGGTTCATCCAAAAG
The nucleotide sequence above comes from bacterium. Encoded proteins:
- a CDS encoding U32 family peptidase, translated to MKIELLAPAKNAETGIAAVNCGADAVYISAEQFGAREDAGNSLPDIEKLIIHAHKFYSRVYIALNTILRDDKLPDAQKLINDLYLLNADALIIQDFGLLELELPPFPLIASTQMNNDSLEKILFLEKVGFKRVILPREMSLEEIKIIRDKTKIELECFIHGSLCVSYSGQCYLSCANGGRSANRGQCAQPCRQKYSLCDKDGKTIIKDRHLLSLKDLNRSEHLRDLIDAGVTSFKIEGRLKDLPYVVNIVSFYRKKLDEIIGSKNISQSSSGKTSFDFIPDPDKTFNRGYTDYGMDGNKKDMASIYTPKSIGEKIGTVEKVHNYLFTISEEHGLANGDGICFFDADQNLKGTNINKAEQGKIYPDKMHGIKEGLVIYRNYDRIFIKTLERAPYKRKISISFTLEETSGGFKLKALDEDGNTGIFSIPAEKIKAEKKELADSAIKNQLLKLNDTIFSCENITINLKETYFIPLSLLNQLRRETITNLLETREKNRPKQTVKILVNDIPYPVENINYLGNVLNKKAEAFYERHGAKVTEMAAESGLDMSGRMVMAAKYCIKKEFDLCGKNKDDLFLIGEDGKKYLLKFDCEKCRMEIFYP
- the phoU gene encoding phosphate signaling complex protein PhoU, which codes for MERYFEEELKELKEKILYMGDIAGSMIDLAVASLKKKKENFIDAVYQKEKEVNKLHIEIDEMCLRVIALRQPIAIDLRFIMAAVKINSDLERIGDQAVNIAENSIKLHEISDLKSMPDMDNMANISQKMLHDSLKAFINRDVEIARAVVLTDDKVDNLKSKIFNDLKELMRNDTSMVLSSLDFILISRNLERIADHATNIAEDVIFMVLGKDIRHHMENQ
- the pstB gene encoding phosphate ABC transporter ATP-binding protein PstB, which produces MDIRMQTKDLSLWYGEFHALKNIDMEIAENRITALIGPSGCGKSTLLRTLNRMNDIIDGVKISGKILLDKKDIYQDNIGLTELRKKIGMVFQHPNPFPLSIYENLTYGLRVHNIGQKSVRDDKIEKCLRDAWLWDDVKDKLHSPALDLSLDQRQKLCIARLIIIEPEVILMDEPCSTLDPIATMKIEELMNNLKKDYTIVIVTHNMQQAARVSDYSGFLLLGELVEFDDTNRIFTAPKDKRTEDYITGRFG